In Labrus bergylta chromosome 6, fLabBer1.1, whole genome shotgun sequence, the following proteins share a genomic window:
- the lmo4b gene encoding LIM domain transcription factor LMO4b, with translation MVNPGGSSQPPPVGTGSLSWKRCAGCGGKIADRFLLYTMDSYWHSRCLKCSCCQAQLGEIGTSCYTKSGMILCRNDYIRLFGNSGACSACGQSIPASELVMRAQGNVYHLKCFTCSTCRNRLVPGDRFHYINGSLFCEHDRPTALINGHLSSLQTNPLLPDQKVC, from the exons ATGGTGAATCCTGGAGGCAGCAGCCAGCCACCACCGGTGGGCACAGGTTCCCTGTCCTGGAAGCGGTGTGCGGGCTGCGGGGGCAAAATCGCAGACCGTTTCCTCCTCTACACCATGGACAGCTACTGGCACAGCCGATGCCTCAAGTGCTCCTGCTGCCAGGCCCAGCTGGGCGAAATCGGCACGTCTTGCTACACAAAAAGTGGCATGATCCTCTGTAGAAACGACTACATCAG ATTATTTGGAAACAGCGGAGCCTGCAGCGCTTGTGGTCAGTCCATTCCAGCCAGTGAACTGGTGATGAGGGCGCAAGGCAACGTGTACCATCTCAAG TGTTTCACATGTTCCACCTGCCGGAACCGGCTCGTCCCCGGGGATCGGTTCCACTACATCAACGGCAGCCTGTTCTGCGAACACGACAGACCCACAGCACTCATCAACGGACATTTGAGTTCACTGCAGACGAACCCACTACTGCCCGACCAGAAG GTGTGTTAG